A genomic segment from Planctomycetia bacterium encodes:
- a CDS encoding DUF1439 domain-containing protein → MLKRMFNLVLSLGVLVGLAYVLITMLWGKQFEIVITEQQVQQAVAGSFPMTRKIMQVTDLRLENPRINLDEKLNRVNARLETRLQLQGIPIPVKGHIIASGQLDYHPETATFSLIDIEIKKIEVKVCRTLWKTGYGME, encoded by the coding sequence ATGCTGAAACGAATGTTCAATCTGGTATTAAGCCTGGGTGTGCTGGTTGGGCTGGCTTATGTTCTCATCACCATGCTCTGGGGCAAACAGTTTGAAATTGTTATCACCGAACAGCAGGTGCAGCAGGCAGTGGCAGGCAGCTTTCCGATGACAAGAAAGATCATGCAGGTGACTGATCTGCGACTGGAAAACCCGCGCATCAACCTGGATGAAAAGCTGAACCGCGTCAACGCCCGTCTCGAAACCAGGCTACAACTACAGGGCATCCCCATTCCCGTGAAAGGGCACATCATCGCCAGCGGGCAACTCGATTATCATCCGGAAACTGCCACGTTTTCGTTGATTGATATCGAGATCAAAAAGATAGAAGTGAAGGTTTGCCGAACACTCTGGAAAACCGGGTACGGGATGGAGTAA
- a CDS encoding DUF1439 domain-containing protein produces the protein MPVEGLVAGVEAIGLLVQALIELMMALIQLAGIVVELLIHVVVFLFSYFAKKEVTPAVSLKDKLSASWQKRFGAQPADSQEQGKLSHWNPYSKQATPPFQWKRWHTYALGIWLGLLATVAILLFLIWGKRFDIVVTEQEVQETVVERFPMTKSILQVAAVTFESPVIHLDEKANLIHASLDCKITIKGVPFDMRGTTQITGQMEYRPDQGAFYLQELQIKKIDLRGVPAQWEVKARDAMAMVAREVMRAFPVYRLKEANLKERAARLVLKKVRVEQGQMILTMGIGG, from the coding sequence ATGCCCGTTGAGGGATTGGTGGCTGGTGTTGAAGCTATCGGGCTGCTGGTGCAAGCCCTGATTGAATTGATGATGGCTCTGATTCAGTTGGCAGGCATCGTTGTTGAACTGCTGATCCATGTTGTCGTATTCTTGTTCAGCTATTTCGCCAAAAAAGAAGTGACACCAGCTGTGTCGCTCAAAGACAAGTTGAGTGCATCCTGGCAGAAGCGTTTTGGGGCACAACCAGCAGATAGCCAGGAACAAGGCAAACTCAGCCACTGGAATCCGTACAGCAAACAAGCGACGCCACCGTTCCAGTGGAAACGCTGGCATACTTACGCTCTTGGAATCTGGCTGGGGTTATTGGCCACTGTGGCGATTCTTCTCTTTCTGATCTGGGGCAAGCGGTTTGACATCGTAGTAACAGAGCAGGAAGTGCAGGAAACGGTGGTAGAGCGATTTCCTATGACAAAGTCGATTCTCCAGGTAGCTGCGGTAACTTTCGAATCGCCTGTCATTCACCTGGATGAGAAAGCGAATCTAATTCACGCCAGCCTGGATTGCAAGATCACCATCAAAGGTGTGCCTTTCGACATGCGGGGAACGACTCAGATTACTGGTCAGATGGAGTATCGTCCTGATCAGGGAGCATTCTACCTGCAGGAATTGCAGATCAAAAAGATCGATCTCCGGGGTGTGCCTGCCCAGTGGGAAGTTAAGGCACGCGACGCGATGGCAATGGTAGCCAGGGAAGTGATGCGTGCCTTTCCTGTGTATCGCTTGAAGGAAGCAAATCTGAAGGAACGTGCCGCCAGGCTGGTGCTGAAGAAAGTAAGGGTAGAGCAGGGCCAGATGATTCTGACGATGGGCATCGGCGGCTGA